CGAGGCATAGTCGGCGACGGCCTCCAGCATGGTCTGCTCGCGGACCGTGAAGTCGCGGGCTTCCTTATGTCCGACCGCTATCACGCCGAGGGATTCGGTTTTGGCTTTGATCGGCGCGACCAGGACGGACCGGCAGACCTGAGCGATTTTGAACCGTTGCAGGCCGGCGCCCGAAAGGCGCAGGGCTTCGCCGGAGGCGATCACCAACGGCGACACCCCGTCGTCCCACGGCAGGTTGAGCTTGGCGGCGAGGGATGCCGGCAGGCCGTGCTGGCTGCGCAGCAGGAGCGCCCGGCCTTCGTCGTCCCGCTGGAGGAGCCAGCCCATTTCCGTCTCGGTGGCGTAGCGCGCGCCTTCCATCAGGCGGTCGAACAGCCGGTCCAGATGGTTCAACGACACCATCGCCTTTCCGATCCCGAACAGCAGGGTGAGTTCCTTAACCCGGTGTTCCAACTGCTGGTTGGCTTCGGACAGGCGCAGCGCGAGCGCTTCCCGCTCCTTGCGCAGGCGGACTTCGGAAAGCGCGCGCTCCACGGAGGAGACCACCTCCGCCTCCCGCAGAGGCTTGGCGAGGTAATCCTTCGCGCCGAGTCGGAACGCCTGCAGCGCGGCTTTTTCCTGGCCTTCCGGGGCGGTGACGATCACGAGCGATTCCAACCCTTGGGCGCGCAGGGCGACGAGGATCTCCTTGGCCGAGAGTCCGAGCAGCGTCAGGCTGGCGATGACGATGTCGGGATGGAAAGTCATGATCTGGTGAATCGCGCCTGGGCCGTCGGAGGCGGCGGCCATGGAATAGCCGAGCGGCCCCAGGGTTTGGCGCGCCACCAGGTCGACGACGTCCGGATCCTCGTCCGCGATCAGAATTTTTTCCGATGGTTTCGGCATCGCGTATGGAATAATCCCGGGCGGAATACATCCGTCCGGGATGCGGATATCGGCCAGGGTTCGGCGGGACAAAGAAACTATATCACACCGGTCCGGGCCGGGGCAATCCGCGGCGCCCCGCAAAGCAACGGCAAAGGATTTTCCGCCGCGGGAATGGTCCGCGGGCTCGGCGAACCATCATTGTTAGAAATCCGTAAGAAGCAACGTGTGATATTGACGCTCCCATCCGCCGGGAATAGAATGAATCCGCGCCCTCCGGGGTCCGTCCGGAGAATCTACGCCATCAAAACGCTATGGAATATCGAGATTACTACCAAACCCTCGGCGTCCCGCGGAACGCCGGCGAAGAAGAAATTAAGAAAGCGTACCGCCGGTTGGCGATGAAGCACCACCCGGACCGAAACCGCGGGAACAAGCAGGCCGAGGAAAAATTCAAAGAGATCAACGAGGCCTACGAGGTCCTCGGCGATCCGCAAAAGCGCGCCCGCTACGACAAGCTGGGGAGCGCCTACCAGAACTGGCAGAACTCCGGCACGCCGGGCGGATTCGACTGGTCGCAATGGATGGGAGGCATGCCGGGGGGCGGCGCCCGGGTCGAGTACGGGGATCTTTCCGACCTGTTTTCGGATTTTTTCCAATCCATTTTTGGAGACATCCCCATCCACCGGGCCGAGGCCTATACCCGCACCGGGAGGGTGCGGACGGGAGGAGCCCGCGCGCCGCGGGGCGAGCTTCCCCCGGTGGATGTGACAATCACCTTGGAGGAAGCTTTCCGCGGGACCACCCGGATCGTCCAAAAGGGCAATCGGCGGCTGGAAGTGAAGATTCCCCCGGGGTCCCGCACCGGGACCCGCATCCGATTGGCGGGGGAAGGCGAATCCGCTCTTGGCGGAAGGGGGGGCGATCTTTACCTGGTAATCCAGGTGGCCGACGATCCTCATTGGGAGCGGCACGGAGACGATCTGCACACCGAGGTGCCGGTCGACCTCTACACGCTTCTGCTCGGCGGCGAAGCGCGGATCGCCACGCTCGATTCGAAATCCGTCATGCTGACCGTACCGGCTGAGACCCGCGCCGGACAATCCTTCCGCTTGGCGGGATTGGGGATGCCCGCCCTCGGCGATTCTTCCCGCCGGGGCAATCTGATCGTGAAAGTCCAGCCGGACCTGCCCTCGCGCCTGAGCGACGAAGAGAAGGGATTGATCCGGGAGCTCGCCCGGCTGCGCAAACGGCGCTGACCGGCCGGCTTCCCGGCGGGATGCCCCCGTCCTCTGCCGCGGCCCGCGAGGTTCTGAAACGGTTTGGCAAAGGATCGGCGGAGGAGTGCGGCAAAGAGCGAGGCGGAAGGAAGCCTGTGGCCGTTGGGATGGGAAAGGGGGTTCTTATCGGCGCCGCGGGCTGTTACAATCCCCCAAATTGCGTTAAAGGACGGAGGCCACTGCTCCGACAGCGGCCGTCATGCCGGCGACCGCCCTCGGCGCGTTCTTCGCCGGGGGTGATTTTTGCCGGCATCGATTGAATGATCAAAAATCACTGGATCCCGGCTTCGAACACCCCCGCTTGCCCGGCTTAGCCAACGCGGCCGCGAGGGCGGGCGCCGGGATGACAAATAAATCCAAGAACGCTGGCAACTCTTTTTGAGTTGTTTGCACGGAAATAGACAGCCTGAGCAGGTACGAATGGAGTTGTTTAATCCAGGACAGATTATGTTGGCATCGCATTCTTTCGGAAAAACCGCTTGGTTGTTGATTCCGGCGATCGCAACGACCGTTGTCACCGGATTGGCCCCTCCCATGCCTTCCTCAGGAACCGTGGAAGAGGGGGAGATCTGCACCTTTGATATGCAGATGGAACGGCCGGATCTCTGCCCGGCGGACGGTCCGAGCGCCCAGCGCGCGGAATACTGGCGGATGGGCTTGCTTCCCCGCCGCGGTGCGCCCGCCCTGCCGCTCGACCCCGCCCTGGCCGAGTTAGACCGCGGATACGGCCGCGCCGGAGGGGACGTGCAACTGGGGTTTTATCTGAGCGTGGAAGACGCCGTCGCCAGCAACCCGCATCATTGGGTGTACAAAGGGCTGGTGTACGTTTCGATCGTCCAAACGATCCAGCGGGACGAGGGCACCTTCTACCGCACCGGCGACGGATTCATCGTCCGCGGGGACGAGGTAACGCCGGTTTACATTGCCGGCCAATTCAACGGGGTTACGCTGGCCGAGAATCCCGTCCGTCCGTTCGGTTGGGTGATCCCCTACGAGGGCGTCTATCCTTCGCGGACGCCCGGCGGGCCGGCCGATCCGACGGCGGACCATTACCCGCGCTATTCTCTGGTGGAGGTTTTCGAAACCCGGACAGTGGAAACCGGCGACTGGTATCTGGTCGGAATCAACCAATGGATCCAGCAGAAAAAAGTGGGATTGGTTTTTCCGGACGTCGTCCGCCCGGCGGAGATCCCCGCCGGCGTGAAATGGATCGGCGTCAATCTGTTTGAGCAGTCGCTCACGGCCTACGAGGGCGAGCGGATGGTGTTTGCGACGTTGGTCGCGAGCGGTGTCCCGCCGTTCTGGACCCGGCCGGGGGTCTTCCAGGTCAAGAAGAAATACGAAATGCAGTCGATGAGCGGATCGTTCGAGCCGGACAAATCGGATTACTACTACCTGGGCGATGTTCCCTGGGTGATGTATTTCGACCACGAACGCGCGATCCACGGAGAGTATTGGCACAACAACCTCGGCGGGCGCCGTTCGCACGGCTGCGTGAACGTCGCGGTGGGCGACGGGCACTGGCTCTTCGATTGGGCGCCGGACGGCACCTCGGTGTATGTGTACGATCCCTCCGGGAAAACCCCCACCGACGACGAATCCTACAAGTACGATAAATAGGCGGCGGTTTTCCGGTGGACGGTTCGGCAAAACGAGTCGGCCCGGAATTCTCAATCCGCCTCGGCCGCAGAAAAACGCCGCGGCCGCCCTCCCCTTTTCTCGGGATCGGGAGGGCGCTTAAGTGCCGCCCCGCCCCCGCCGCGCGATATCCAGGAGTGCAGCGCAAGACACAACCCAGACTGCCCCGCGCAGTGGGCGCAAGCCGCGGGAGGCTCATCATTCCGCGGACGCAGAAAAAAACGCCCCTCTCGAAAAAGACCACATGCGGGCGCTGAGCTCCGGCGGATCGGGATTTGCCGGAATTCCGCCGCCATGATATATTCCGCCTCACCAAATCCGGGCCAAGGCCCGAAAACCCAAAGGGGGATCTATGCCAGCACTAAACCGTATTCAATTGATTGGACGTCTGGGGAAGGATCCGGAATCAAAGCTTTTGCCTTCCGGCAGGAAGGTGTGTTCCTTTTCCCTGGCGGTGGACCGCCGGTGGAAGGGCGCGAACGGCGAAGCCAAGGAAGCCACCGATTGGTTCAACGTGGAATCCTGGGGCCGATTGGGCGAGGTCTGCCAGCAGTACCTTGGCAAGGGACGCCTGGTCTACGTCGAGGGGCGGGTGCAGACCGACCGCTGGCAGGATGAAAAGGGGGATCCGCGTTCGCGCACTAAGGTGGTCGGGGCGGTGATGCAGATCCTCGACCGCAAGCCGGAGGAGCCTGAAGTGGCCGCGGCTCCCGAGGAAGAAGCCGAGGCTTAAGAAAAAAACGCCTCTCCGTTCGGAGAGGCGTTTTTCATCCGGGCCGGCTTATTTCGCCACGCGAAGCTTGAGCTTTTCGGCCACCTCGCGGTACTTGTCGGGGTTGGTTTTTCCAAGGTACGCCAGATGGCGCCGCCGCTGTCCGACCAGCCGGAGCAGCCCGCGCCGCGAGGATTCGTCGTGGGTATTCTTTTTAAGGTGTTCGGTGAGCTGGTTGATGCGCGCCGTCAGCAGTGCAACCTGCACCTCGGGTGAGCCGGTGTCCCCGCTCTTGCGTTGGAACTGGCTCATGACCTTTTGTTTCTCTTGCGTTGGGAGTGGCATGACTTCTGCTTCCTTTTCTTCCTGCAGGTCGCCTTACCGGTAGCTGTGCGCCTCCGGAGGGTCTAGTCAGGTGGCGGGATTATACCAAACCGCGGAAGGGTCAGGCGGATTCGTCCCCGCGTTCAAGGTTCCCCGGATTCCCGTTTGGAACGGCGCCAGGGTGCTGAAAATGGCGTAAACGGGCGCCTTTCCGAGCGGCCGCATGTGTGGGGGCGCTCCGGGCTGCTTCTTTCTACGTTAATTCATCTTTCATGCAAACCGGGAAGGTGCGCCCTCTGCGGGGGCGGGTATAATCCGCGGGCGACGGGCCATCCTGGGGATGAACCGGCGATCCGGTGGATGAGAATCCGACGGCCCGATTGATTACTGGAGGTTGCCCGTTGGCATATGATCCGCGGAAGCTGGTGGCGCGCAGGAGGAATCCGACGGAATCAACTTGGGGAGCGATTCTGCTCCTGATCCTGGCCGGGGCGCTGGCGGGGGGATATTTCCTATACCGGTGGTGGCGGGGGGACGGCCGGCGCACCGCGATGGTGTGGGAATATCTGAGGGATCCGGCCGCGCATGCGGATTGGGCGGCCCAAGCCAATGCGCGCTGCCCCGGGGCGCCGTTCGCCTTTCCAACCAGCGGATACATCGGATACCTCTACGGCGATTCGTTTCAGCCTCTGCACAAACATACCGGGATCGACGTATTCGGGAACCGGCCGATCGGAGAGACGCCGGTGTACGCCGCCTACGACGGCTTTCTGACGCGCCTCCCGGAATGGAAAAGCGCGGTGATCATCCGCGTTGCGGACGATCCGCTTTCGCCGGGGAGGGAGATCTGGCTGTACTACGCGCACATGGCCGATGCGCAAGGCAACTCCTTCATCGCCGAGGAGTTTCCGCCCGGGACGGCGGAAAGGCCGGTGAAAACGGGGGAGTTGCTCGGATACCAGGGCAATTACTCGGGCGATCCGGAACATCCCACCGGGTTGCATCTGCATTTTTCAATTGTTCTCGGCGATGGAAACGGGGGCTTCCGCAATGAGACCCGCTTCGAGAATACGCTTGATCCCTCGCCGTATTTCGGCATGGCGCTCGATGCACACAGCGGCGCATACGGCCTGCCGCAGTGTATAATCGCTGGCAATAGCGAACCCTAGCGGCAATGGGTTTTTCCACCGGAACCCCCGCAACCGAATTTTCCGGCGGGGTCACGGGCGTTTCGAACTCAGCGGCTTGCCCACCTATCGGAGGATGTATGAAAAGAGGGAAACGGATTTTTGCTTTGTTGGCCTTGTGCCTGTTGTCGGCGTGTTCGGGACAGAATACCGCAGCGCCCACCCCATCCCCTGAACCGACGGCGACCCCCCAACCGACCCCGACCGCCACCCCGATGCCGGGGCTGACGGCCGAACCGGAACTGATCACGATCGTAGCCC
This DNA window, taken from Anaerolineales bacterium, encodes the following:
- the ssb gene encoding single-stranded DNA-binding protein, producing the protein MPALNRIQLIGRLGKDPESKLLPSGRKVCSFSLAVDRRWKGANGEAKEATDWFNVESWGRLGEVCQQYLGKGRLVYVEGRVQTDRWQDEKGDPRSRTKVVGAVMQILDRKPEEPEVAAAPEEEAEA
- a CDS encoding DnaJ domain-containing protein, whose amino-acid sequence is MEYRDYYQTLGVPRNAGEEEIKKAYRRLAMKHHPDRNRGNKQAEEKFKEINEAYEVLGDPQKRARYDKLGSAYQNWQNSGTPGGFDWSQWMGGMPGGGARVEYGDLSDLFSDFFQSIFGDIPIHRAEAYTRTGRVRTGGARAPRGELPPVDVTITLEEAFRGTTRIVQKGNRRLEVKIPPGSRTGTRIRLAGEGESALGGRGGDLYLVIQVADDPHWERHGDDLHTEVPVDLYTLLLGGEARIATLDSKSVMLTVPAETRAGQSFRLAGLGMPALGDSSRRGNLIVKVQPDLPSRLSDEEKGLIRELARLRKRR
- a CDS encoding M23 family metallopeptidase; its protein translation is MAYDPRKLVARRRNPTESTWGAILLLILAGALAGGYFLYRWWRGDGRRTAMVWEYLRDPAAHADWAAQANARCPGAPFAFPTSGYIGYLYGDSFQPLHKHTGIDVFGNRPIGETPVYAAYDGFLTRLPEWKSAVIIRVADDPLSPGREIWLYYAHMADAQGNSFIAEEFPPGTAERPVKTGELLGYQGNYSGDPEHPTGLHLHFSIVLGDGNGGFRNETRFENTLDPSPYFGMALDAHSGAYGLPQCIIAGNSEP
- a CDS encoding L,D-transpeptidase, with translation MPSSGTVEEGEICTFDMQMERPDLCPADGPSAQRAEYWRMGLLPRRGAPALPLDPALAELDRGYGRAGGDVQLGFYLSVEDAVASNPHHWVYKGLVYVSIVQTIQRDEGTFYRTGDGFIVRGDEVTPVYIAGQFNGVTLAENPVRPFGWVIPYEGVYPSRTPGGPADPTADHYPRYSLVEVFETRTVETGDWYLVGINQWIQQKKVGLVFPDVVRPAEIPAGVKWIGVNLFEQSLTAYEGERMVFATLVASGVPPFWTRPGVFQVKKKYEMQSMSGSFEPDKSDYYYLGDVPWVMYFDHERAIHGEYWHNNLGGRRSHGCVNVAVGDGHWLFDWAPDGTSVYVYDPSGKTPTDDESYKYDK
- the rpsO gene encoding 30S ribosomal protein S15, whose translation is MPLPTQEKQKVMSQFQRKSGDTGSPEVQVALLTARINQLTEHLKKNTHDESSRRGLLRLVGQRRRHLAYLGKTNPDKYREVAEKLKLRVAK
- a CDS encoding response regulator, translating into MPKPSEKILIADEDPDVVDLVARQTLGPLGYSMAAASDGPGAIHQIMTFHPDIVIASLTLLGLSAKEILVALRAQGLESLVIVTAPEGQEKAALQAFRLGAKDYLAKPLREAEVVSSVERALSEVRLRKEREALALRLSEANQQLEHRVKELTLLFGIGKAMVSLNHLDRLFDRLMEGARYATETEMGWLLQRDDEGRALLLRSQHGLPASLAAKLNLPWDDGVSPLVIASGEALRLSGAGLQRFKIAQVCRSVLVAPIKAKTESLGVIAVGHKEARDFTVREQTMLEAVADYASIAMINARLFRALENRAAAKKAPPG